CTTTTGCAATATGACTAACGGTAAGTGGATTGTCACCAGAAATGACCTTTATGGCGACATCTTGATCGGCAAAATAGGTAAACGTTTCCTTTGCATTAGCACGGATCGCATTGGATAATAAGACAAAGCCAAGTGGGATAACTGGATTAACTAATAATTTGTCAGTTAAATCGCCCTCATATCGACCAAAGACAAGTACACGGGAACCAGTTTCAGCAAATGGGGTAATTTCCCCAGCGTATTGTGCATATTGATCACGTAGCACCATCTCAGGAGCCCCTAAGATATACGTCCCATCATCAAAAGTAACACTACTAAATTTATCTACTGATGAGAAAGTAGTAAAAGAGAGTGCTTTGCGATGAGAGGTTTTTGAAAAATGGGCTTTGATAGCAGCCATTGTCGCATTATCTTCAGACATGGCTGCAGCAAAGTCACCGACGCGTTCAGTTAAGTCTTGTTTTTGTTTATCATCGCTGTGATAGCTTTTGGCTTCAACCAAGCGTTCAACAGACATCTCATTTTCAGTAATTGTGCCTGTTTTATCGACACATAGGACGTTGACACGTGCAAGTGTTTCGATACTTTTCATGTTATGAAGTAGGACCTTTTCTCTGGCCAATCGCGTTGCACTCAAGGCTAAAGCAACTGTTGTTAAAAGGTAGAGACCTTCAGGAATCATGCCAATTAAGGCTCCCTCCATGGTAACGATACTTTTTTGAACAGAGTTGCCATTAAAGAAGTAACTTTGAGAAAAGAGTGTAATACCGATGGGAATAATAAAAATGCCGACCCACTTGACAAGTTTGTTCAAAGAAATAATCATCTTCGACTGTTCTTCATTACTCATAGCTTTGGCTTGATTCGTTAGTTTTGAGATGTAAGAATCAGCCCCAACTTTTTCTAATCTGCCGTAACATGATCCTGAAACGATGAAGCTGCCCGACATCAGCTCATCTCCAGTTGCTTTTGGTACTTCATCTGATTCTCCTGTCAGGAGAGATTCATTTGCTTTTACTGTCCCATAAATGACTTGGGCATCTGCTGGGACTTGATCACCAGCTTTGAATATGACGATATCGTCTAAGACCAGATCCTTTGTGGCAATAGCGGTTTCAGAGCCTTCTCTAACCACAGTCGCGTGTGTGGTATTTAAGACGGTTAATTTATCTAGTATCTTTTTAGACCGAATCTCTTGTATGATCCCGATGAGAATGTTACCCACGATGACAGGTAGAAAAGTTAAATTATGATAAGACTGGACTAAGAGCAAAAGTATGGTGAAAATTAAGAAAATAAGATTGAAATAAGTAAAGGTATTTTCTTTAATAATTTTTGGAATAGATTTAAAATTCGTATCAACGGGTAAATTTGTTAGCCCTTGCTCGACACGTTCTTTAACTTGTGCAGTTGTCAAACCAGATTCATAATCAGGTTTGAAACGAGCGTAATTATCGCGCATCGAATTTGATTGATTATGTAAGTTAGTTGGCGGCTGCTTTTGCTTAGACATTAAATTACCTCAATTCCTTTCAATCTTTGCTTATCAAGATTGACTGTTTTTTCATAGTTGATCAAAAAATAAGATATGGCGCTAGTTTTTGTTATATATTACGTTGATTAGTTAGGCAGATAAAAATTACGGATTATATCTGTTGTGTTCAATTTCTCTGGTCAGTGTCATCGGGATAAAAATAGTCCAGAATTAAAAAGGACAGTGGTCTATTAACCTATTTATCTTTAAATGATATATGCTAGTCATAAATGCAATGATATTATCAGGACTTATCATAAAAAACATGACATTATCTTAATTGTAGCATAGTCCTTAAGAAAAAGTCGGAAATTTTGTTAGCGATATGAAGATAGCTGACGATTCGATAAGGGCTGCTTTTTGACGATCTATAATAAAAATTTCAGACTTTTGTGCGAGATAGGTGTATAATGAATATAATACATTTTTATAGAGAGTAGAATCTCTCACGTCTAAGCATATAGAGTAGTAGAACCTGTTTGATCAGGGGCGAAGTCGTTTGAGATAGAAGAGAAGGAATTTTATGGATATTAAAGCAGTATTTTTCGATTTAGATGGCACACTTTTTACAAGTACTAGAAATGTTGCAGCAACGACGAGACGTGCCATTGTTGAACTACATAAAAATAAAATTTTAGTTGGTGTCGCAACGGGTCGTGGTCCTGCTTTTGTCCTACCATTAATGGAAACACTTGGCTTAGATTTTGCTGTTGCCTATAACGGCCAGTATATTTTTACACCAGATGATATTCTTTCTACGACACCGATTGATAAGAAGACCTTACGTGACATCATTGAATTTTCGAGAAAACATGGGCGAGATATCTCGCTTGGCATGGCTGATGGTGTGCATGGCAGTAGTCTGTTAAAATTTGGGGAGAC
The DNA window shown above is from Lactococcus paracarnosus and carries:
- a CDS encoding cation-translocating P-type ATPase, with protein sequence MSKQKQPPTNLHNQSNSMRDNYARFKPDYESGLTTAQVKERVEQGLTNLPVDTNFKSIPKIIKENTFTYFNLIFLIFTILLLLVQSYHNLTFLPVIVGNILIGIIQEIRSKKILDKLTVLNTTHATVVREGSETAIATKDLVLDDIVIFKAGDQVPADAQVIYGTVKANESLLTGESDEVPKATGDELMSGSFIVSGSCYGRLEKVGADSYISKLTNQAKAMSNEEQSKMIISLNKLVKWVGIFIIPIGITLFSQSYFFNGNSVQKSIVTMEGALIGMIPEGLYLLTTVALALSATRLAREKVLLHNMKSIETLARVNVLCVDKTGTITENEMSVERLVEAKSYHSDDKQKQDLTERVGDFAAAMSEDNATMAAIKAHFSKTSHRKALSFTTFSSVDKFSSVTFDDGTYILGAPEMVLRDQYAQYAGEITPFAETGSRVLVFGRYEGDLTDKLLVNPVIPLGFVLLSNAIRANAKETFTYFADQDVAIKVISGDNPLTVSHIAKEAGIENADKYVDARELTTPELIATALKSNAVFGRVTPEQKKSFVEILKKEGNTVAMTGDGVNDILAMKEADCSIAMASGSDATAHAAQVVLLESDFSKMPQVVMEGRRVVNNIERSSSLFLVKNIFSLLMSLFAVIFSITYPLQPSQITLISLFTIGLPSFFLALEQNKQRIHGNFLLNILGKAIPGGVTDMLIVGALVICGTIFRLSPTDISTTATLLLIVVGFMVLYKISSPMNRFRQLIFFSSLAGMLVFSLFFSKLFSLTKISPTSILLLVILFFTAESIFRFLTKISELIGQYIQSVDRTKMTSMRYVCKSLYRFMFKRGPLKTTEDSMR